The following nucleotide sequence is from Pueribacillus theae.
TCTGTAAAAATATCTTCCTGGAACGCCAGAGGATTAACGGACTTGGATTTTGAACTAGCGAGAAAATACGATGAGTTTTATGAACAAATAAAATATCATTTTTAAACAATTTACTATGGACGAAATTTTTGAAATAGACTAAACTAAAAACATATTGGTAATCTGAGCGATCGCTCAGATTAGGTTTGTTGTAAAAAAGAGAGCGTTTTCAATACTGGGAGGCGTAAAAAGATGAATTTTGAATTAACGAAGGAACAGAAGATGACGAAGGAAATGGTACGTGCATTCGCTGAAAAGGAAATTGCTCCGAAAGCGATAGAAGTTGATGAAACAGCGAGATTTCCAATTGAAACATTTGAAAAAATGGGCGAGTTAGGTTTGCTCGGTATTCCGTTTCCAGAAAAGTATGGCGGTTCTGGCGGGGATACGATTTCGTATGCGTTAGCTGTCGAAGAGGTTGGGAGAGCGTGTGGAAGTACTGGCCTTAGCTATGCAGCAGCTGTTTCATTAGGAGCAAGTCCGATCTATTACTTTGGAACAGAAGAACAAAAAGAGAAATTTTTGACACCTTTAGCATCAGGGAAAGCCCTCGGTTCTTTCGGACTAACGGAACCGAACGCTGGCTCAGATGCCGGTGGAACACGAACGAATGCTGTATTGGAGGGTGACCATTACATTATCAACGGTGAAAAATGTTGGATTACAAACGCAGGTTATGCAAAACAGGTTATCGTGACCGCGGTAACCGGAAAAAATAAAGATGGAAAAAATATTATTTCCGCGTTGATTGTTCCGACAGATACACCCGGTTTTACGATTCGCAGCAACTATGAAAAAATGGGAGTTCGAGGTTCGAATACTTCTGAATTAGTGTTAGAAAACGTAAAAGTTCAAAAAGAGAACTTATTAGGTGATCCGAACAAAGGATTCAGTCAATTTCTTTATACACTTGATGGTGGCCGAATTTCTATAGCAGCGCTTGCTATCGGGATTGCTCAGGCAGCCTTTGATAAAGCTTTAGCTTTTTCGAAAGAAAGAGTACAATTCGGCCAAACCATTTCTAAATTTCAAGCGATTCAATTCAAACTTGCTGACATGGCAATGGAAATTGAGCTTGCTAGAAATATGGTATTAAAAGCAGCATGGTTGAAGGACCAAGGAAAGCCATTTACGAAAGAAGCCGCTTATGCGAAACTATTCGCCTCTGAAATGGCGACAAGAACGTGTAATCAAGCGATACAAATACATGGAGGCTCCGGTTACATGAAAGAATATGAAGTCGAGCGCTATTTGCGGGATGCTAAATTAATGGAAATTGGCGAGGGCACATCTGAAATTCAACGACTCGTGATTGCAAGGCAACTCGGATGCTAGCTACACATAAGAAACGGATTTTAGAAAAAAATATTTTCAATAAGCAAGGAGGATTGTAGTATGTCGATAAAAGAGAAAGCATCAGTGCCAAACCATAAAGAAAGAGTTGAACAAATTCTCAAGGGCGGCTTGCCTAAATATCATAAGAAGAATTCAGAACAAGGGAAGTTGTTTGTTCGTGAACGGTTGGAAAAACTGTTTGATAAGGGTATCGAAATCGAGGACGCATTTTTCGCTAATTGTGAAGCTGGCGGGTTACCGGCAGATGGTGTCGTTACTGGAATTGGAAAAATAAATGGACAAACGGTCTGTGTAATGGCCAATGATTCGACAATTAAAGCTGGCTCATGGGGTTCAAGAACGGTTGAGAAAATCATCCGAATTCAAGAAACAGCGGAAAAGCTACAGGTTCCCATGCTTTACCTCGTTGATTCAGCAGGTGCCAGGATCACTGATCAAATTGAAATGTTCCCGGGACGCCGCGGGGCTGGAAGGATTTTTTATAATCAAGTGAAACTAAGTGGAAAAGTTCCACAGATCTGCTTATTATTCGGACCTTCGGCGGCTGGAGGGGCATATATACCTGCATTTTGCGATGTCGTTTTTATGGTGGAAGGCAACGCCTCCATGTACCTTGGT
It contains:
- a CDS encoding acyl-CoA dehydrogenase family protein; translated protein: MNFELTKEQKMTKEMVRAFAEKEIAPKAIEVDETARFPIETFEKMGELGLLGIPFPEKYGGSGGDTISYALAVEEVGRACGSTGLSYAAAVSLGASPIYYFGTEEQKEKFLTPLASGKALGSFGLTEPNAGSDAGGTRTNAVLEGDHYIINGEKCWITNAGYAKQVIVTAVTGKNKDGKNIISALIVPTDTPGFTIRSNYEKMGVRGSNTSELVLENVKVQKENLLGDPNKGFSQFLYTLDGGRISIAALAIGIAQAAFDKALAFSKERVQFGQTISKFQAIQFKLADMAMEIELARNMVLKAAWLKDQGKPFTKEAAYAKLFASEMATRTCNQAIQIHGGSGYMKEYEVERYLRDAKLMEIGEGTSEIQRLVIARQLGC